A segment of the Manihot esculenta cultivar AM560-2 chromosome 13, M.esculenta_v8, whole genome shotgun sequence genome:
gtttctagagcaggtagctctgaaacagcatgaggaccctgagttagtgaagattgccaggactgttcagtcaggcaacagcgcagagttcagatttgacagtgaagggattcttcgtcacgggaagaggttatgcgtgccagatgacagcaggctaaaggaagacattatgagggaagctcataatgcaaggtatagcgttcaccttggagccaccaaaatgtatcaagacttgagaaaggtgtattggtggccaataatgaagagagaagtggcacagtatgtgtcagcctgtgaaacatgtcaaagggtgaagctagagcaccagaagccggctggaatgcttaacccactgtcgattccagaatggaaatgggagaacatagctatggattttgtagtagggttaccggcgacgtccaacaggctagactccatatgggtgattgtggatagactgactaaatctgctcacttcattctagtcaggagtaactattctgtggacaagccagcgcaggtgtatgtagaagagatagtaagGCTGTATGGAGTTCCTGTGTCAatcgtatcagatagaggacctcaattcacctctaggttttggcggagtctgcaagctgctatgggcacgaggttgaaGTTTAGCACGGCTTTCCATCCatagacagacggtcagtcagagaggaccatccagacaatagaggatatgctctgaatgtgtgtgttagactttggcggttcttggaggcagcatctacctctggtagagtttgcctacaataacagccatcatgctagcatagggatggctccttatgaagctctgtatgggagaaagtgcagaacacctgtttgctggaaaGAGgtcggagagaaggctcttgcagggccagagttatttgagattaccagcagagtagtgcctatcatcagagagaggatcagaacagctgtcagcagacagaaaagttatgcagatgtccgtaggaagcagttagagtttcaggagggggatatggttttgctgaaagtgtctccaatgaagggtgtggttcgctttgggagaaagggtaagctagctccatgatacattggtccctttgagattctgcagaggatcgggaatgtgtcgtacaagctggatttacctgcatctatggaaagaatccatccggtttttcatgtttctatgctacggaaatttgtgtcagatccgggtcaggttctcagtgagcctgatgtggagatcctaggagatctcacatatgttgagcagccagtgaggatcattgacacccagatcagaaagttgagaaacaaggaaattctgatggtaaaagtcctgtggaaccaccataacctagaagagtgcacctgggagataCGGGattctatgctccagcaatacccatatctgttttaaggttagtgtttccccttttctatgtgtttatgtgctttatgtttgaggaacattcggggacgaatgttcttaagggggggagaatgtaatacccggctagagtccggcatcggaagtcctgtagtccggtggcatttctgatgtcggaatcctctggaAGGGTATGGACGCTATTTTTCTATGTTTTGAAagcatttttatgttttaaagtggttaaagaagtaaggttttgcaagaaaagcaccaaggcagaaaagccaaggttcggccgccgaaggtgactttcggccgccgaacgtgcatggcattcgggttctcattcggccgccgtagttggtctggccagccaactataaaaggccctaggtcggtcaaatggataagattttctttccatttgcacgagctgaggtgagactagagcttccttgagtgatttatgtgttttctcaaatcttctatggttttgatggattttcatgtggttttgaagtttttgagcaaaagagcaagtttggaagcttggagagtttgagagaggattgctccatatctccatgtagggatcgttcaatctcttgtttggaagaggtaagtgaagatcctgaacttcctttcttgatttttgaaggttttatggacgTTGTATGGGTAGTAGGCATGAGTAGGTTTagatgaggtttttggtgatctttGGTGTATATGCATGTTAAAGTGTTATTTGGAATGTTTGTTTAAGGTGTTAGACCCTTTTATGCATGGTTtagggtatatgctagttgggagtagttgctatgcatgttggataggttttgggtaaagtttgcatgaaacagagcaggtttctaCCCAacaggcaaaaccaggttcggccgcagaaggaaggttcggccgccgaaccccttgtggaggcagtttcggctgccaaagcttgcccccgaacatttggactttcgtctctggaggcaaggttcggccgccgaaagtgccgtcgaaggttgagtttcgtctctggacgagactttcggctgccgaaggtgccgccgaacatgcatgagtttcgtctctggaggggagtttcggccgccgaacctgccgccgaaagtgccctgtccagctttcttttgcatgttttatgtgattgttctaggatgctttagagggtttttggggagtttcttagaggtgttcttgagttagtttggtccctcatttcagtccacctatgtaggaacggaccagaggaaccaaggagttcagcagtgagcactgtttcagaacctgcagagtcagtacagagatagccagaggtgagtggaactgaactaaatCGTTTACTATGAGCACTCAAacatttttagcatatttcatgcatcatttatgccaTATGTATAGCCTTGCATTGCATTAGtgagcacgaagatgttgcattaatcagtgcatgtacagatcgggcgtagcttggattcattagccccctaaatgaagacctgaggagccctgaaagggccgggcacacggtaccatagggtgctgaatgaagacctgaggagctccttcgcgggccgggcaatgtgggggaattttgaattagtctgtctgagattatgtgatttacttgtgctgtgatgcattccatgagatcatattttctaccatgttttatatgtactactcaatgggctagtatagctcaccctctcccttcacccccagttttgcaggttccgagTCCAGAAGTATTAGCAGGGtacagagaaagagaagagatgtgtaatagttAGTGAACATGTATTGATTCAAGAGATAGAGTTTCATGTATAGTGGATAGAATGGTGCTTGTTCCTAAGAGTGGTAGTccttgtatacatgatcttgttatggaaatgttttatgttatgttatatgtatgcaaaaccaggcttaacaggataTGAGTTTAGCTcacctagagcaaagatgagagcgatgatgtatgcacaggttaagccctgaaacagagaaaagttttaagtttttacagaaaatgtatgatcatgtatgggatttcacaggtacacagagttcacagcaggcttgctacgggtcccgacggccttaagccgatctggatcctagcacaggtagcagttcggttttcgggctatTACAGAATTGCTCAACATCAGGTTGATACATTTTTTTGTATTCATTAAACAAATCAAACAAACAACTCTTGACCTTATTGAATAGCTTTACACCTTTCTCTTTACCATACATTTGGGAGAAAGAATAATCCATAAACTTAAATTTGTCACGAGGGTCAAGAACAACAGcaaaatagataattttattcattttatccaCATCTCGCCAATACTTGTCAAATTTAACCCTCATTCTTTCCCCCATAAATTTCATATCAAGATCATTGTTATTAATCCATTGGTTTAAAATAAAGGCTAAGTCACTGACCTCACTGAAAAATAGGTTTGATGTAACATACCTAGAGTCCAAGATACGCAAAGTGAGCTCATAAAAATGAGCCAACATATCTGCCATCTTCCTAACTTGTGTCCGATCATAATAGTAAGGTATGTCATTCTCTCCCATATCAATATTAAACATGGGATCTTGTGACTCGTACCTCTCAAATGACCTTTCATATTTTTGAGCTGCATTCAACATCAGGTACGTTGAATTCCATCTAGTTGGCACATCTAAACATAATGAagatttgctttcaattttttcatGAAGCCCACACTCCTTAAATCTCTTCAACCTAACTGGGGAACTCCTAATATATCTTACTGCATCTCGTACTTTCATCACTGAATCATTCACATTTTTTAAACCATCCTGGACAACTAAATTGATGATATGTACCATACATCTCATATGCAAGTAAGTAGAGTTAGCAACACTAACACCCCAATTAGCAAGCTTCTTTTTCAAATAAGATATGGCCACATCATTAGAACTAGCATTATCAACTGTAATAGTGAACACTTTATCTAATGCTCACTCTAGCAAGCAAGTCTCAATTGCTCTACCTACTGCTTCACCTTTATAACTTGAAATGTGACAAAAACTAATAATTCTCTTATGCAACTTCCAATCTTTGTCAATAAAGTGAGCAGTTATGCACATGTAATTAATGCATTGCAATGATGTCCATGTATCTATAGTAAGACTCACTCTTTgacaatttttcttaaaaaaagacCTCAATTTTGATCTCTCctcaataaaaaaatcataacaaTCACGTGAAATTGTCAAACGAGAGGGAATCCTAAACCTTGGACAAATTGCTCTCATGAAGCTTCTAAAACCTTCTCCTTCTACAAATCTAAAAGGCAATTCATCAATGATTATCATATGGATAAGGGCCTTCCTAATTGCATAGTGTGGAGAGGCCAGAGGGAGGAATCGGGAGAATAGGGGTTCGGGGGGGAGGGGGGGGAATCGGGAGATTGGAGAATGTGGAGAACGCCTGGGGCAGAAAGGGATGGAGGGGGTTGGGGTGCTAGGTTGGGTACGAGAGACTAAGGGGAGGGCTCGGGCTCGGGCTCGGGTATGGGCTTGGACTTAACCACTAAATCGATTTTTTTAGTTTGATCGattatttaacatgtttaaactGAACCACACCGAAAACTGAATAATGTTAAATATATTAACTGAATCAAACCGACCATTCCGACTAACCGAACTGATAAACTGAAATcaatcgattcaattcgatttttcgATTTAGACCGAAATATACTCTCCCTACTCAGATCCAGTTTCCATCTAAAGGCTGGgcctttgtttgtttttttttttttgggttgcgTGTTGTATCTATGAGTTGGTTTCTTTTGCCGTATTATCTTAGACATGAAACCATCCTATTTGTAAATATTATTTacattattttgatatttattttattatttaaatattcttcttaaaattatttaatattttaatattatccattaattaaattcaaatatattcaacattatctaatatttaaattaataatatattttaatattttgtaatgCTATATCTAAattgttttatattatcaaatttataattattaaattcgaTTATAGGTATTTTACctctttcaaattttttatttctacttttttataattgatactctaaaatataattaactaaaattaattttattagtttaagtgaataaaatttaaataatggaATGGAGACAGTAGAAAATCTTAATTTTCATTATGATCTTACCTAAGAATAAGATTGGATTGGCTGAAGGGTTAACCCGGATTTGGCATAGTTTCGTCGGTAGTAAAAATCAACCAATTCAAACTACAATTAATCCTGtaataattaactaaaatattataattaaggaGTGGACTTGACATTGAAACGTGCTTGCTTTTGATTTTCTCTccgataaataaaatattaaataacatagaaaagaaaattaaacttGATGTTAGGAGTTAGTGGTGCTCTCGTCATGATAAGTCAATGGAAGTGGTGTGttgcaaaatttataatttcacaGGTTCTTGatgttgaaaaattttaatgcaAATTCCAGCTATGATTAACTATTGCCTGTCAAGAAAACAGAAAGTCTTTCTCTTTAAATCTTTTACAAACATAGCCTGATTCAGATAATTATAAAggaatttattagttagttaattgattttaaaaaatatattaaaatatttttaaaatgataaactTTTCAGTTTAAGACCGACCAAATTCTGTCGTTTAATAATTTATGCTTCTGCGTTGACCATCTCAGAAGAGAATGTCTAAAACCGGGTCCTTTTAAACTCATCTATTTAATTGGAATTTTCTTGATGAGGGCTCTACGTGGTAGGCATGTTTATATACAAAACAGACGACGAGCGTTTAGTCAgctcttttataattttaaataaaacaatGACAGTTTATCAATGGCATTTTCAGAAGCTTAATCAGCATTAACTATAAATACTGGGTATCAGAGCTCCAGCGTTTCAAGCCTGAAATACTTCATCAGCATCATCAATATCTATATCAAGTTCTCTATACCTCTCTTTTACACAATGGCTATTCAAAAGCTTCTTCCACTTCAGTTTTTTCAACTGGTTCTCTTCCTCCTGCTCCTAGACCTAGCTAATTCCCAAGTATTACAAGTTGGTGTACAGGTTGGCTTGGGCATAACTACTTCTCAAGGGTTACAACTCGGATTCTATGGCCAGACATGTCCGAATGCAGAGAAAACTATCCATGATATGGTTCAACAATTCATTGACAAGGATCCGACACTTGCTGCTCCTTTACTAAGAATGCATTTTCATGACTGTTTTGTTAGGGTAAGTTCTATGTTATCATTATTTCGGTAGAGTTAACAAAATTCagtttattattaaaacatgaaagttTTAAGGTTAAAGTTGAAAATTTACCCTTGAACTATACAATCATGATTaaatatactaaattttttaactttCGATAGCGATGTCTATTCTATTTGATCTATTTGgtcttttaataatatttagtagaaaatttgataaaaaatgaaatttggtAGCCTGTTCGGTTGCAAATTTGACTTTTTTGCCGAAGTTTTACTGATATGTTCTCCACCCATATATAATTGCATGCATGTGACAGGGATGTGATGGTTCTGTGCTACTGAATTCTACAAACACTAATCAAGCTGAGAAAGATGCAGTCCCAAACCAAACCTTACGAGGTTTCAATGTTATTGATACTATAAAATCTGCAATAGAAAAGGATTGTCCTGGTGTTGTTTCTTGTGCTGATATTTTGGCTTTGGTAGCTCGAGATTCAGTTGCTATGGTATTATCTCCTTCCGCAAAATTCATCAAATGCTTAATTATATCCATGCATATATGTCTAATGATAAGATCGATTAATCATTTTGTATTCAGGTTGGCGGACCATCTTGGGTTGTTCGCACGGGACGTAAAGATGGAAGAATCTCTAGTGCTTCAGAGGCTTCAGCACAGTTACCATCTCCTTTCGCCAGTATAAATCAACTGAAGCAAAACTTTGCTGCAAAGGGTTTAAGTGTAAAGGATCTAGTGGTTCTATCAGGTTAGATAGCTAACAACTTAACAGTAAAAAAAATTGCTTGTCTTGTTAGAGATCCGAGGAGCCTGTAAAACTCCTGGAAAGAAAGTAAAAATTTACGGGACTTTATAAAAGACAAAGAAAAGATTATAACTCCAAGTCCTTGTTGTTTGCAGGAGGACACACCATTGGAATTGGCCATTGCTTTGTAATCGCAAATCGTTTGTACAATTTCAGTGGGAGAGGCGACACAGACCCATCATTGGACCCAGCATATGCAGCCCAATTGAAGACGAAATGTAAGCCTGGAGACACCACCACAGTCGTAGATATGGACCCTGGAAGCCCCAAATTATTCGATGACGATTACTACACAGTTGTTGCTAGAAGGAGAGGGCTCTTCCAATCTGATGCAGCTCTTCTCAACGATATCCAAACAAGAGCTTATGTCACATTGCAAGCTGCAACCAATGGAGTCACTTTCGCTCGAGATTTTGGTGCGTCAATGGTGAAACTAGGCAACGTTGGAGTCCTCACTGGCAGCCAAGGTGAAATCAGGAAACAGTGTGCCCTAGTAAATTAAGTGATTGATTTTCTTTCTCTTATTATTTGGCATTGATTAATGTGTTAGTGTGAACTTCTTAATTCGTAttgattttcttcatttttaagAATCGGCTGCCAAGTATTTGTGATTTGTAATTTTTGGTTGTTTCCTTTATGTATTGTCTGGAAATTAGAAGGCTTTGTAATTCAGAGTGGTCAAAAAAATTACTTTGAAATTATCCTTGTTGAGAAAAATgggaataaattattaatttatttattattgttctTGTGTTGGAGCACTTATGATCTATTGCTTGTCACCTTTACCTTGTATAGTTCAGTAGTTTTGTTAAATCACCATGAATTATTGGATTAATGTTTCTTAGCTCTATCTTGTATACTCCGCAAACaaacatatttatttatttttatttttttaagctaTTCAATAACTCCTGTTAAAAActaatcataaaaatttaaatatttaataattctcattctctaaaaatatataaaaaaatctgtGCACCAATATAGTCTAagtttaagttattttttattttaatttaaatatttaaattttaaatgaaatgattcaatattttataattttaattaatttttaaaataaaatttaaaaatatataattcaattattaaatatacaGTATATACTTTCATacgaataaatttattttacaacaataattaaaaaatttaataataaatatattatttaatttaaaataatagtgtatataaaataataaaaaataatatatatactataaaatctttataattattgttacaaaataaaatttatgtccGATGAATTcatatgtaatagttatgtaatagttacttattgtttttcaaattaaatattagttAATTGTAGAGATAATCCGcattctattaaaataaaaaaaattgactatgaattaatttaaaattttaatttaatttttttagttctgtttaattttatttttaaaaattttaattattttaattcggtttaattttaataaaaaataaatcgatAAAATCGAACTAACGTCGATTAGTGAATgatagtataatattttttatatttaagaatattagaataaaattaaaatatttaaattaaaattttaaaatataaaaataatgtataaaaaataataaatttttaaaaatttcaacccataaactgaattaaatcaaattaaatcgattcaattttatttttataaataataaaattttaatttttaatttattcaatttaatttaatttcacacatgattaattataattaattacaaaataatattatttttcatatttataattaatttatatttaaaaaataataaaatattatatgtagAAACTTTcaccatttaatttttaaaaataggttaaaattatattaaaatataaacattaaattaattcatttataatttaaataattaaattaaaataaaaattaatataaattccaGTCAACTAaccttttttattataaaagtgAACCAGTCTAATTTCCCGACAAGAAGGGAAAAGGAGATTTTAAACTAGCAGGCTAAGTCAAAGTAAAATAAACTTTTCTTTAAATGTATATATTGATGGAGtagttataaaagaaaataaataaaatatattgacaaaataaataaataaataaaattgatttaaatgtattgtaaattttatCCAAAATTTAGTAAAACTAacgtataaatataatattttaatttttaatggaatggtatattttaatttttttttggctCATGagaatcaataatattaaagtggataataatatttaataaaacttaattacaattaaaattaataatttatttataaaaatattttaaaaacattatGAGATATCACACTCAGTGAATATTAGACTGGAAATTAATAGTCAAGATTTAAATAatgatgatttattttttttaattaaatattgaaaatcgagagggtagaattgaaattttttaaatttatttaaatatatttattacttaattaaatttgtgagtgcaatttaatttttttccgtttagattataaaaaaaataaaatttaaatcagcatacataataataataataataataataataataataataatcagagTTTGACTTCTTTGTttggttaatttatatatttcaaaagTTTTCTTTTATAGATTTTAATAGTCAGTTTTTTAACATTATCTCAATattggatttttttaaaaaaccttttattttactaattattaaaaatatattattttcaatttatgatttttttaattaagtagattgtttttctattaattttatatttttttcatattactttaaaattataaaatatattaaattattttgaagtttatattgtaatttatcaAATGATTTCTTATTATAAGATTTATCctcttcaattttattttaaaatatttttcactctaaatattattttatcaaaaaaataatgaagtgttatgaaaaatatatttaattttttattatattaagtttaaatgaattaaatttagtaatgtaaatttttaaaaaatgcataaaattattaaagttaaaagaatattatctttttttttatattaattttatattatttaaagtaGTATAATAAGATAAatggttaatttttttttaatttttaaaatgaaaatacattttttattatgtattgagttttttttaataataaagaattTGTCTcattaaaattaacaattacAATGGCAATGATTATTCTTGCAAGTACCTCCATTGACGCAATTAGCAACGCAGAATGCCCAACACCTAGTAAAACTTTTACTTagacattttcttttttttttttatttttctacaccttgaatatatatatatatataaatatttgagAAATATTGATTTTCTACAAATCAGATAATCCGTTTTTATAAGCGTTTTAGACACTTCTCTTCTTGAGTCACCTTTTTTAATGAGTTAAAtctcatataaatttaatattatattagggTAAATAGCAATAAAAGGATGTATTAACAAGCAAAATtgaaaatgaaatatttatttaatcctTTTAACTATTTGGAATTTTAATATTCTCAAATGCTTTTAATATACATACATTagcttttaaaataattgaaattttaatattattaaaatgataTATCAGAACAAAAAATgctaaattcaaaaaaaaattaatatattaaaaataaaatagtataaataaattaattaacaaataatttttaaattacaattaattttttttattttaaatcaaataccgTTAACCCTCGCATTACTGGTCAAAAGACCCACCAACTCTTCAAATTTTCATGTGAAgattacatttaaaattaagaacCTAGTACTCTGTGCATTGGAAGGGGAAATTTGCAAGAAATAGCTAGAGCCTGTTTTTAACTTGATTTCTGTAGTCGAAAGAAATTGGTTTTGTCTCTATGTCCAAGTTAATTGGAAGAAATTTCGTTGAAAatgaaaagaattaattaaatatatatcttGAAAAATCTAAGCAGATGCTAAAAGTCTTTATtcgtttatttaataatttgatgGAAGTCCTTTTCATGGGAGACAAGCAGCATTTTTCTTACATCTAAGACCCTTTCCAACTTCTAAAATGATTTGCAaggtgaaaaaattaatttgaaataaaatatatcaatgaaaatataaattaaattgtatttttataaatataaaaacctAATGCAGCTTCAAgtctttatttattcatttatttatgtaATAATTAGGTAGAATTCCTTTTCATAGATAAGCAGCATTGGTCTTACATCTAAGACCCTCTCCATCTTCTAACTACTTGATTTACAAGGCAAAGAAATTTCTTTGAAAAGGTAATATAtcaactaaaaaatatatatataataaaaattatgagtaaCTTATTAGTTTTTTTCAAAtgggtaaagttttaaatttaaaattttcatatacttattttgaaatattcatttaaatattcttataatttaagataaaataaattcacaaaaatttctagataattatttttttaaagtatctATGAAACATATTTGAATTTGATATGcatatttcaaattaatttctttgtatataaatatataatagatgagaatctgataaTTTGGAGTCAtataacattttatgaaaagaagaaaaaaaaaagctttgatTTATATCACACAGAAGAGAACAATTGTAATAAAGATTCCTAGTAAAAACATGTTACACATCCAAATACAGACACACACACACATGACATGAacaatttattaaattcaagGATTTGATCGAAGATGTCCTAATTAAAGCTCCGAAAAAAGCTATTTCACCTGAATGTTTAAGATTTCTGCAGCGAGAAAGTTGTTTATTCTCTTCAACAATACAAGatgcataaaaaaaaagagagtttaATAAGACAAAATCCACGGCGTTCAACGGCCTAACGCTATGCTGGAATTAGTTAAGAAGACTTCGCCTGAGTTGACATTATTGACCTGTACAGAGTACATGGGCACTGGCATCTTCGCCGGCAGATTTGGGACTGGGGCCTCAAAATTTAGAACTTGAATAGCTTGTCTTATTGATGGCCTCAAATGGTGATCAGGATGAGTACACCATAATCCGACGATCATCAAGCACTCAATCTGTTTCTGGTCATAATCCATGTGAAGGCTCTTATCAATGGCTACATGAAGCTTGTTTCTTCCATAAAGCTCCCAAATCCACTCCAACAAACTCATCTCGTGCTCCTCTTCAATGTGATTAATTGCTCTCCTTCCACTTCCAATCTCTAAAGCAACCACTCCATAGCTATACACATCAGATTCTTTGCTAGCCCTTCTTGTGGTTATGTATTCTGGAGCCATGTAGCCTAGAGTTCCTGCCAACCCAGTTGTCTGGGGACCAAGCTCATGGTCCGTCAACTTAGCTAACCCAAAGTCACCAAGCTTGGCGTTAAAATTTGAGTCTAGCATTACATTGCTTGACTTCACATCTCGGTGAACCACACATTGATCCCACTCTTCATGAAGATAGAGCAACGCTGAGGCTAAGCCAAGAGATATCTTGTACCTCGCAGCCCAGTTAAGAGGACTCTTCTTGCTAAAGAGGTGAGCATCAAGGCTACCCTTTGGCATGAATTCATAAACAAGTAGAAA
Coding sequences within it:
- the LOC110630537 gene encoding peroxidase 27, which gives rise to MAIQKLLPLQFFQLVLFLLLLDLANSQVLQVGVQVGLGITTSQGLQLGFYGQTCPNAEKTIHDMVQQFIDKDPTLAAPLLRMHFHDCFVRGCDGSVLLNSTNTNQAEKDAVPNQTLRGFNVIDTIKSAIEKDCPGVVSCADILALVARDSVAMVGGPSWVVRTGRKDGRISSASEASAQLPSPFASINQLKQNFAAKGLSVKDLVVLSGGHTIGIGHCFVIANRLYNFSGRGDTDPSLDPAYAAQLKTKCKPGDTTTVVDMDPGSPKLFDDDYYTVVARRRGLFQSDAALLNDIQTRAYVTLQAATNGVTFARDFGASMVKLGNVGVLTGSQGEIRKQCALVN